From one Passer domesticus isolate bPasDom1 chromosome 15, bPasDom1.hap1, whole genome shotgun sequence genomic stretch:
- the IL20RB gene encoding interleukin-20 receptor subunit beta isoform X1, protein MPPELICLFLCTLSAPSLSGGDALLPAPQSISILSTNMKHFLTWSPVIVQGATVRYSVEFQGEYEREYANGSWIPISECSLTTATVCNLTEDISATVAYKLRVRAELGATRSQWGTTKGFFNRAMTSLTPPLLRAVADGHHLLVELADMGPSFQFWVLYWRKGQESRVQQKVLKEVSSVVHLDTMEAGAEYCVKAQTHVEAINRSSSFSPTQCVRAQGDKSMWLVTALISSAGFAAAAFTLPFLTWKIRKIFQYSCCPAAVLPDTLKESEPPTQLILRGSEEAEQCDLMVVVMPSEEVLQLWIQKTL, encoded by the exons ATGCCACCAGAGCTCATCTGTCTCTTCCTGTGCACTCTGAGTGCTCCAAGTCTCTCAG GAGGAGATGCTTTGTTGCCAGCACCTCAGAGTATCTCCATTCTTTCAACCAACATGAAACACTTCTTAACTTGGAGTCCTGTGATCGTTCAGGGAGCAACTGTGAGATATTCAGTTGAGTTTCAAGG gGAATACGAGCGGGAATACGCCAACGGGAGCTGGATCCCCATCTCGGAGTGCTCCCTCACCACAGCCACCGTGTGCAACCTCACCGAGGACATCTCAGCCACCGTGGCCTACAAGCTGCGTGTCAGGGCAGAGCTTGGTGCCACCAGGTCACAGTGGGGCACCACGAAAGGCTTCTTCAACCGCGCCATGA CTTCCCTCACCCCACCCCTGCTGAGGGCCGTGGCAGACGGGCACcatttgctggtggagctggcAGACATGGGACCCTCCTTCCAGTTCTGGGTGCTCTACTGGAGGAAGGGCCAGGAGAGCAGG GTGCAGCAGAAGGTGCTGAAGGAGGTGAGCTCCGTGGTTCACCTGGACACCatggaggcaggagctgagtACTGTGTGAAGGCTCAGACACACGTGGAGGCCAtcaacaggagcagcagcttcagCCCCACGCAGTGTGTGAGGGCTCAGG GTGACAAATCCATGTGGCTCGTTACTGCCCTCATCTCCTCTGCTGGCTTTGCTGCGGCAGCTTTTACCCTGCCTTTTCTTACctggaaaataaggaaaatctTCCAATACTcctgctgccccgctgctgtcCTGCCAGACACACTG AAGGAATCAGAGCCCCCCACCCAGCTGATCCTGCGGGGCAGTGAAGAAGCTGAGCAATGTGACCTGATGGTGGTTGTGATGCCCTCAGAAGAAGTTCTCCAGCTGTGGATTCAAAAAACACTTTAG
- the IL20RB gene encoding interleukin-20 receptor subunit beta isoform X2, whose protein sequence is MKHFLTWSPVIVQGATVRYSVEFQGEYEREYANGSWIPISECSLTTATVCNLTEDISATVAYKLRVRAELGATRSQWGTTKGFFNRAMTSLTPPLLRAVADGHHLLVELADMGPSFQFWVLYWRKGQESRVQQKVLKEVSSVVHLDTMEAGAEYCVKAQTHVEAINRSSSFSPTQCVRAQGDKSMWLVTALISSAGFAAAAFTLPFLTWKIRKIFQYSCCPAAVLPDTLKESEPPTQLILRGSEEAEQCDLMVVVMPSEEVLQLWIQKTL, encoded by the exons ATGAAACACTTCTTAACTTGGAGTCCTGTGATCGTTCAGGGAGCAACTGTGAGATATTCAGTTGAGTTTCAAGG gGAATACGAGCGGGAATACGCCAACGGGAGCTGGATCCCCATCTCGGAGTGCTCCCTCACCACAGCCACCGTGTGCAACCTCACCGAGGACATCTCAGCCACCGTGGCCTACAAGCTGCGTGTCAGGGCAGAGCTTGGTGCCACCAGGTCACAGTGGGGCACCACGAAAGGCTTCTTCAACCGCGCCATGA CTTCCCTCACCCCACCCCTGCTGAGGGCCGTGGCAGACGGGCACcatttgctggtggagctggcAGACATGGGACCCTCCTTCCAGTTCTGGGTGCTCTACTGGAGGAAGGGCCAGGAGAGCAGG GTGCAGCAGAAGGTGCTGAAGGAGGTGAGCTCCGTGGTTCACCTGGACACCatggaggcaggagctgagtACTGTGTGAAGGCTCAGACACACGTGGAGGCCAtcaacaggagcagcagcttcagCCCCACGCAGTGTGTGAGGGCTCAGG GTGACAAATCCATGTGGCTCGTTACTGCCCTCATCTCCTCTGCTGGCTTTGCTGCGGCAGCTTTTACCCTGCCTTTTCTTACctggaaaataaggaaaatctTCCAATACTcctgctgccccgctgctgtcCTGCCAGACACACTG AAGGAATCAGAGCCCCCCACCCAGCTGATCCTGCGGGGCAGTGAAGAAGCTGAGCAATGTGACCTGATGGTGGTTGTGATGCCCTCAGAAGAAGTTCTCCAGCTGTGGATTCAAAAAACACTTTAG